One genomic region from Pseudoduganella dura encodes:
- a CDS encoding MarR family winged helix-turn-helix transcriptional regulator, which produces MNTTIPPHVPQLDQQLCFALYSSALAMNKLYRKLLRKLDLTYSQYLVMMVLWERNEQTVSELGDKLFLDSATLTPLLKRMEQAGLITRTRCANDERQVIIALTPEGDVLREQAREIPACVLAASQCSLDQVHDLKRQLETLRTSLSDAG; this is translated from the coding sequence ATGAACACGACGATCCCCCCTCATGTACCGCAGCTCGACCAGCAGCTGTGCTTTGCGCTGTACTCCAGTGCGCTGGCAATGAACAAGCTGTACCGCAAGCTGCTGCGCAAGCTCGATCTCACGTATTCCCAGTACCTGGTGATGATGGTGCTGTGGGAGCGCAACGAGCAGACTGTCAGCGAACTGGGCGACAAGTTGTTCCTCGATTCGGCCACGCTGACGCCGCTGCTCAAGCGGATGGAACAGGCCGGGCTGATCACCCGCACGCGCTGCGCGAACGACGAGCGCCAGGTCATCATCGCGCTGACGCCGGAGGGCGACGTCCTGCGCGAACAGGCCAGGGAAATCCCGGCCTGCGTGCTGGCGGCCAGCCAGTGCAGCCTGGACCAGGTGCATGACCTGAAACGCCAGCTCGAAACCCTGCGCACCAGCCTGTCCGACGCCGGTTGA
- a CDS encoding CHASE domain-containing protein gives MRAQGYLAFTVGICLTAWACLFAMETQDRHIADRFGHDMDKVARDTEARLKTYFDTLLAIRGTFSVHGQMSRADFHRYVAELHLTERYPGFQGIQWVLRVPEAELPRHVATVRADTGIVPGGYPDYRIHPVIERAEHYPIVYTEPMAGNENAFGLDLAALPAHLRALELGRDSGELVATERITLVQDASGQPGFIARLPVYRKNVPLGTVEQRRDALVGFVAIVFRVTDLMREVIEPQLLSHVHVVIHDTGYVLDGTPPTPTIDGLLFDSAGKLGGAREARRTVPGLLSKAVLNVGQRRWLLQVQGYDGSRYGRGHETIYLIGGCGFLISTLIGVLLVTLQRRRALAHTLRAALEEQRALQDSAVVGIGLFSDGRIVRCNRGLEEMLGYPNGTLAGQPTTMLVPDGSDPFDCGLAGQRMHRELELTRRGGDSLWCIVNGRMLDRQAPDKGCVWVLCDISDRRHTEAALESTLHEVAQQKEQVEEAHRELSNVLHQLRQAQDTLITSEKMAALGALVAGIAHELNTPIGNSLLTATALADMVADFERQLEGPGVRRSALEAHLNDAKTACGIIAGALGKAADLITSFKQVAVDQTSDQRRRFDLASVVHDTLATYSAQLRRAGCEVRVDIPGNLDCDSYPGSISQVLSNLINNALLHAFVGRPDGLVTIAARALDGDMVELRFMDDGVGMNHRTLHQIYDPFFTTKMGQGGSGLGMNIVYNIVTGVLKGSIRVESTPGSGTAVVLMLPRTVPHAAAA, from the coding sequence ATGCGTGCACAGGGTTACCTGGCCTTTACCGTCGGCATCTGCCTGACCGCCTGGGCATGTCTGTTCGCGATGGAAACGCAGGACCGTCACATCGCCGACCGCTTCGGCCACGACATGGACAAGGTGGCGCGCGATACCGAGGCGCGCCTGAAGACCTACTTCGACACGCTGCTGGCGATCCGCGGCACGTTCAGCGTGCATGGACAGATGAGCCGTGCCGACTTCCATCGCTACGTGGCCGAGCTGCACCTGACCGAGCGCTATCCGGGGTTCCAGGGAATCCAGTGGGTGCTGCGCGTACCCGAAGCGGAACTGCCCCGCCACGTGGCGACCGTGCGCGCCGATACCGGCATCGTGCCGGGCGGCTATCCCGATTACCGCATCCATCCCGTGATCGAGCGCGCCGAACACTATCCGATCGTCTATACCGAACCGATGGCCGGCAACGAGAACGCGTTCGGGCTCGACCTGGCCGCGCTGCCGGCGCACCTGCGCGCGCTGGAGCTGGGGCGCGACAGCGGCGAGCTGGTGGCCACGGAGCGCATCACGCTGGTGCAGGATGCCAGCGGCCAGCCCGGCTTCATCGCGCGCCTGCCGGTCTACCGCAAGAACGTGCCGCTGGGTACCGTGGAGCAGCGGCGCGATGCGCTGGTGGGCTTTGTCGCGATCGTGTTCCGCGTTACCGACCTGATGCGCGAAGTGATCGAACCGCAGCTGCTGAGCCACGTGCACGTGGTGATCCACGATACCGGCTATGTGCTCGACGGCACGCCGCCGACACCGACGATCGACGGCCTGCTGTTCGACAGCGCGGGCAAGCTGGGCGGCGCACGGGAGGCGCGCCGCACGGTGCCGGGGCTGCTGTCGAAGGCGGTGCTGAACGTTGGCCAGCGCCGCTGGCTGCTGCAGGTGCAGGGGTACGACGGCAGCCGCTACGGACGCGGCCATGAAACGATCTACCTGATCGGCGGCTGCGGCTTCCTGATCAGCACGCTGATCGGCGTGTTGCTGGTCACGCTGCAGCGGCGGCGCGCGCTGGCGCACACGCTGCGTGCCGCGCTCGAAGAACAGCGCGCATTGCAGGACAGCGCCGTGGTGGGCATCGGCCTGTTTTCCGATGGCCGCATCGTGCGCTGCAATCGCGGCCTGGAGGAAATGCTGGGCTACCCGAACGGCACGCTGGCCGGCCAGCCGACCACGATGCTGGTGCCGGATGGGAGCGACCCGTTCGACTGCGGCCTGGCCGGGCAGCGCATGCACCGCGAGCTGGAACTGACCCGGCGCGGTGGCGACAGCCTGTGGTGCATCGTCAACGGGCGCATGCTGGACCGGCAGGCGCCGGACAAGGGCTGCGTATGGGTGCTGTGCGACATCAGCGACCGGCGCCACACCGAAGCCGCGCTCGAAAGCACCCTGCACGAGGTGGCGCAGCAGAAGGAGCAGGTGGAAGAGGCGCACCGCGAGCTTTCCAATGTGCTGCACCAGTTGCGGCAGGCGCAGGATACGTTGATCACCTCGGAAAAAATGGCGGCGCTGGGCGCCCTGGTGGCCGGCATCGCGCATGAACTGAACACGCCGATCGGCAACAGCCTGCTGACGGCTACCGCGCTGGCCGACATGGTGGCCGACTTCGAACGCCAGCTCGAAGGCCCCGGCGTGCGGCGCTCGGCGCTGGAAGCGCACCTGAACGATGCCAAGACGGCCTGCGGCATCATCGCCGGCGCGCTCGGCAAGGCGGCCGACCTGATCACGTCGTTCAAGCAGGTGGCGGTCGACCAGACATCGGACCAGCGGCGCCGCTTCGACCTGGCCAGCGTGGTGCACGACACGCTGGCGACCTATTCCGCGCAACTGCGGCGCGCCGGTTGCGAAGTGCGGGTCGACATACCGGGCAACCTCGACTGCGACTCGTACCCGGGCAGCATCAGCCAGGTGCTCAGTAACCTGATCAACAATGCGCTGCTGCATGCGTTCGTCGGCCGGCCCGACGGCCTGGTGACGATCGCCGCCCGTGCGCTGGACGGCGACATGGTCGAGCTGCGCTTCATGGACGACGGCGTGGGCATGAACCACCGCACGCTGCACCAGATCTACGATCCGTTCTTCACCACCAAGATGGGGCAGGGCGGTTCCGGGCTGGGCATGAACATCGTCTACAACATCGTCACGGGCGTGCTGAAGGGCAGCATCCGCGTGGAGTCCACGCCAGGCAGCGGCACGGCGGTGGTGCTCATGCTGCCGCGCACGGTACCGCACGCCGCCGCTGCCTGA
- a CDS encoding formate/nitrite transporter family protein, whose protein sequence is MAYLVPTEFVTKMVDAGESKIYMATRDALIRAYMAGAILALAAVFAVSCSVATGVPLIGAILFPVGFCMLYLMGFDLLTGVFVLTPLALIDKRPGVTVGRILKHWGIVFVGNFLGALTVAVLMAYMFTFGFNTDGGKIAQTVAHIGENRTTGYAAYGSAGMLTLFIRGMLCNWMVSMGVVGAMISTTVGGKVLAMWMPIMLFFFMAFEHSVVNMFLFPFGLMMGGNFTIMDYLIWNEIPTVLGNLVGGLAFTGLTLYTTHIKTAAKRKFN, encoded by the coding sequence ATGGCGTACCTGGTGCCGACGGAATTCGTGACCAAGATGGTGGATGCGGGCGAATCGAAAATCTACATGGCCACGCGCGATGCGCTGATCCGTGCCTACATGGCCGGCGCGATCCTGGCGCTGGCGGCCGTGTTCGCGGTCAGCTGCTCGGTCGCAACCGGCGTTCCCCTGATCGGCGCCATCCTGTTCCCGGTGGGTTTCTGCATGCTGTACCTGATGGGCTTCGATCTGCTGACCGGGGTGTTCGTGCTCACGCCGCTGGCGCTGATCGACAAGCGTCCCGGCGTGACCGTCGGGCGCATCCTGAAGCATTGGGGCATCGTCTTCGTCGGCAACTTCCTCGGCGCGCTGACCGTGGCCGTGCTGATGGCCTACATGTTCACGTTCGGCTTCAACACCGATGGCGGCAAGATCGCCCAGACCGTGGCGCACATCGGCGAAAACCGCACGACCGGCTACGCCGCCTACGGATCGGCCGGCATGCTCACGCTGTTCATCCGCGGCATGCTGTGCAACTGGATGGTCTCGATGGGCGTCGTGGGCGCGATGATTTCCACGACCGTGGGCGGCAAGGTGCTAGCCATGTGGATGCCGATCATGCTGTTCTTCTTCATGGCGTTCGAGCACTCGGTGGTGAACATGTTCCTGTTCCCGTTTGGCCTGATGATGGGCGGTAATTTCACGATCATGGATTACCTGATCTGGAACGAGATCCCGACCGTGCTGGGCAACCTGGTGGGCGGCCTGGCGTTTACCGGCCTCACGCTGTACACCACGCACATCAAGACCGCCGCCAAGCGCAAGTTCAACTGA
- a CDS encoding bifunctional protein-serine/threonine kinase/phosphatase: MPARLTLSIGQHTDPGRKAVNQDFHGSYVPREPQLSVKGAALAVADGIGSSDVSHIASETAVAAFLEDYYCTSDAWSVKTSVERVLAATNSWLHAQTQQGQGRYDKDRGYVCTLSAMVIKSNTAHLFHVGDTRICRVHAGALEPLTVDHRVSLSPGQSYLARALGVDAHLEIDYRTVSLQPGDLFMLASDGLHEHVSAAEVQEALSAGADLDEAARLLVARALSNGSDDNITVQLVRVETLQAHDAGELLQQMAELPFPPQFEPRSEFDGYRIMRPLHGSSRSHVYLALDLATGESVAIKTPSIDLRDDPVYLERFLMEEWIARRIVSPHVIEPVVTERKRSYVYLVTEYIEGVTLAQWLRDRGKPDLDAVRDIVSQVSKGLRAFHRLEMLHQDIRPENVLVDRTGTARIIDFGSASVAGVMEMTPFSPGGGGATLAGAALYAAPEYFLGEPGTVRSDVFSLGLLAYHMLTGQLPYDVRIPQAKNRAAQRKLVYTPARGHDPSIPAWVDAAIEKAVSIDPHRRHEDVSEFVFDLHRPNHAFLARTRPPLIERNPVAFWKGMSFVLLLALVVDLALRR; this comes from the coding sequence ATGCCCGCGCGACTCACGCTGTCCATCGGCCAGCACACGGACCCCGGCCGCAAGGCCGTCAACCAGGACTTTCACGGCAGCTATGTGCCGCGCGAGCCGCAGTTGTCGGTAAAGGGGGCCGCGCTGGCCGTCGCCGACGGCATCGGCAGCAGCGATGTCAGCCACATCGCCAGCGAGACGGCGGTGGCCGCCTTCCTTGAAGACTACTATTGCACTTCCGATGCGTGGTCGGTGAAGACGTCGGTCGAGCGGGTGCTCGCCGCCACCAATTCCTGGCTGCATGCGCAGACGCAGCAGGGCCAGGGCCGCTACGACAAGGACCGCGGCTACGTGTGCACGTTGTCGGCGATGGTGATCAAGTCGAATACCGCGCACCTGTTCCACGTGGGCGATACGCGCATCTGCCGGGTGCATGCGGGGGCGCTCGAACCGCTCACGGTCGACCACAGGGTGTCGCTCTCGCCCGGGCAGAGCTACCTGGCGCGCGCGCTGGGCGTGGATGCGCACCTGGAAATCGACTACCGCACGGTAAGCCTGCAGCCTGGCGACCTGTTCATGCTGGCCAGCGATGGCCTGCACGAACATGTGTCCGCGGCCGAAGTGCAGGAAGCGCTGTCGGCGGGCGCCGACCTGGATGAAGCGGCGCGGCTGCTGGTGGCGCGTGCGCTGTCGAACGGCAGCGACGACAACATCACGGTGCAGCTCGTGCGGGTGGAAACCCTGCAGGCGCATGACGCCGGCGAGCTGCTGCAGCAGATGGCGGAACTGCCGTTCCCGCCCCAGTTCGAGCCGCGCAGCGAATTCGACGGCTACCGCATCATGCGCCCGCTGCACGGCAGCAGCCGCAGCCACGTCTACCTGGCACTCGACCTGGCCACCGGCGAGAGCGTGGCCATCAAGACGCCGTCGATCGACCTGCGCGACGATCCCGTCTACCTGGAACGCTTCCTGATGGAGGAGTGGATCGCGCGGCGCATCGTCAGCCCGCATGTGATCGAGCCGGTCGTCACGGAGCGCAAGCGCAGCTACGTCTACCTGGTGACCGAATATATCGAAGGGGTCACGCTGGCGCAATGGCTGCGCGACCGCGGCAAGCCGGACCTGGACGCCGTGCGCGATATCGTTTCGCAGGTATCCAAGGGATTGCGCGCGTTTCACCGGCTGGAGATGCTGCACCAGGATATCCGCCCCGAAAATGTGCTGGTCGACCGCACCGGCACCGCCAGGATCATCGACTTCGGCTCGGCCAGCGTGGCCGGCGTAATGGAAATGACGCCTTTCTCTCCCGGCGGCGGCGGGGCCACGCTGGCGGGAGCGGCTTTGTATGCCGCGCCCGAATACTTCCTCGGCGAGCCGGGCACGGTGCGCTCCGACGTGTTTTCGCTGGGCTTGCTCGCCTACCACATGCTGACCGGGCAGCTGCCGTACGACGTGCGCATCCCGCAGGCGAAAAACCGCGCCGCGCAGCGCAAGCTGGTTTATACGCCGGCACGCGGCCATGACCCGTCGATTCCCGCCTGGGTCGATGCCGCCATCGAGAAGGCGGTGTCGATCGATCCGCACAGGCGCCATGAAGACGTTTCCGAATTCGTCTTCGACCTGCACCGGCCGAACCACGCATTCCTCGCGCGCACCCGGCCGCCCCTGATCGAGCGCAATCCGGTGGCGTTCTGGAAGGGGATGTCGTTCGTGCTGTTGCTGGCACTGGTGGTGGACCTGGCGCTGCGGCGATAG
- a CDS encoding transposase, giving the protein MGRPNRIQFSGAIYHVTSRGNRRANIFVDDRDHLAWLRLLGEAATRFNLVVYGLCLMPNHFHLLVETPDANISATMHYLNGKYAQKFNWRHGLSGHVFERRCYLELVERQEHLLELLRYIVLNPVRAQLAAKADDWRWSTHLHVSGIKARPEWLNSMCVIDQFSGAALAERIQAYRAFVDAGTGIKRRPVAAISRYIDLSQAFTAIPVLDELERNLPSRNAAIVAAWMSGAYSRDQIARHFNISVRTVSRITSAGVPGSAC; this is encoded by the coding sequence ATGGGCAGACCAAACAGAATCCAGTTTTCAGGCGCGATTTATCACGTGACATCACGCGGGAACCGTCGCGCGAATATATTCGTGGATGACCGCGACCATCTTGCTTGGCTTCGCTTGCTGGGCGAGGCGGCAACGCGATTCAACCTGGTGGTCTACGGACTTTGCCTGATGCCGAATCACTTCCATTTGCTGGTCGAAACACCGGACGCAAATATCTCGGCAACCATGCACTACCTCAACGGGAAATACGCACAGAAGTTCAACTGGCGCCATGGCTTGAGTGGCCATGTATTCGAACGCCGCTGCTACCTCGAACTGGTGGAACGGCAGGAGCATCTTCTCGAACTGCTCCGTTACATCGTGTTGAATCCAGTCCGTGCGCAGCTGGCCGCGAAAGCCGATGATTGGCGCTGGAGTACGCACCTGCATGTCAGCGGTATCAAAGCCAGGCCGGAATGGCTCAATTCAATGTGCGTCATCGACCAGTTCAGTGGCGCGGCCTTGGCCGAGCGCATTCAGGCATACCGGGCATTTGTAGATGCCGGCACCGGGATCAAGAGGCGCCCCGTGGCAGCCATTTCCCGATACATCGATCTTTCCCAGGCATTCACCGCAATTCCAGTCCTTGATGAACTGGAAAGAAATCTGCCCAGCCGTAATGCCGCCATTGTGGCTGCCTGGATGAGTGGCGCCTATTCTCGCGATCAGATCGCCCGGCATTTCAATATATCCGTCAGAACTGTGAGCCGGATTACCTCGGCCGGCGTGCCCGGCTCTGCCTGCTGA
- a CDS encoding sugar phosphate isomerase/epimerase family protein: protein MTAIRILAPQWGNNELSAPVFIERVLEAGFDGIEMSLPDDGAEREDWLRRIADAGLDLVVSQWQTVFHTEFHAHRIALQSLLAQACAARPLLVNSQTGKDFYTQEQNEELIALADAIAREHDVPIVHEIHRSRFSGHPMLLRPYLERLPGLLLTADLSHWCAACESLLEDQPSTLDTVLPRVRHIHARVGHAQGPQVPDFRAPEYAVELAAHLGWWDRIVTLRRAAGAPLVTITPEFGPAPYTFRLPYSQAPVADAWELNVAMAALLRERYR from the coding sequence GTGACGGCGATCCGCATTCTCGCTCCGCAGTGGGGCAACAACGAACTGTCCGCGCCGGTGTTCATCGAGCGCGTGCTGGAGGCGGGGTTCGACGGCATCGAGATGTCGCTGCCGGACGACGGCGCCGAACGCGAGGACTGGCTGCGGCGTATCGCCGATGCCGGGCTGGACCTCGTCGTGTCGCAATGGCAAACGGTGTTCCACACCGAGTTCCATGCCCACCGCATCGCGCTGCAGTCGCTGCTGGCGCAGGCGTGCGCCGCGCGGCCGCTGCTGGTGAATTCGCAGACCGGCAAGGATTTCTATACGCAGGAGCAGAACGAGGAACTGATCGCGCTGGCCGATGCAATCGCCCGCGAGCACGACGTGCCGATCGTGCATGAAATCCACCGCAGCCGTTTCTCCGGCCACCCGATGCTGCTGCGCCCCTACCTCGAGCGCCTGCCGGGCCTGCTGTTGACGGCCGACCTGTCGCACTGGTGCGCCGCCTGCGAATCGCTGCTGGAAGACCAGCCGTCCACGCTCGACACCGTGCTGCCGCGCGTGCGGCACATCCACGCCCGCGTGGGCCACGCCCAGGGCCCGCAGGTGCCCGACTTCCGCGCCCCCGAATACGCCGTCGAACTGGCCGCCCACCTGGGCTGGTGGGACCGCATCGTTACCCTGCGGCGCGCCGCCGGCGCCCCGCTCGTCACCATCACGCCGGAATTCGGACCGGCGCCCTATACGTTCCGGCTGCCCTACTCGCAGGCGCCCGTAGCGGATGCGTGGGAGCTGAACGTGGCGATGGCTGCGCTGCTGCGGGAGCGGTACCGCTGA
- a CDS encoding phytanoyl-CoA dioxygenase family protein: MLSAAQQEQYQRDGYLVIPGFKSPEEIAALRAGAARIVDAFDPAAASGIFTTKDQEKKADEYFLRSDNTIRCFFEEEAFGPDGQLRQAKELSINKIGHAMHDLDPAFRAFSNDPRLQQVARDLALEQPQVWQSMYIFKQPGIGGEVRWHQDATYFDTDPISVTTFWFALEDATLDNGCLWAEPGGHRTPLRERFVRSGDDIAVEKLDATPWPDDSTAVPLECKAGALVCFHGLLPHYSAPNRSAVSRHAYTLHVTDGRTVYSPRNWIQRDESFPVRGFV; this comes from the coding sequence ATGCTGAGCGCAGCGCAACAAGAACAGTACCAACGCGACGGATACCTCGTCATTCCCGGCTTCAAGTCGCCGGAAGAGATCGCCGCGCTGCGCGCCGGCGCCGCGCGAATCGTCGACGCGTTCGACCCGGCCGCCGCCAGCGGCATCTTCACCACGAAGGACCAGGAAAAGAAGGCCGACGAGTACTTCCTCCGCTCCGACAACACGATCCGCTGCTTCTTCGAGGAAGAGGCGTTCGGCCCGGACGGGCAGCTGCGCCAGGCGAAGGAGCTGTCGATCAACAAGATCGGGCACGCAATGCACGATCTCGATCCGGCATTCCGCGCCTTTTCGAACGACCCGCGGCTGCAGCAGGTCGCCCGCGACCTGGCACTGGAACAGCCGCAGGTATGGCAATCGATGTACATCTTCAAGCAGCCCGGCATCGGCGGCGAGGTGCGCTGGCACCAGGATGCGACCTATTTCGATACCGACCCGATCAGCGTGACCACGTTCTGGTTCGCGCTGGAAGACGCGACGCTGGACAACGGCTGCCTGTGGGCCGAGCCGGGCGGGCACCGCACGCCGCTGCGCGAACGCTTCGTGCGCAGCGGTGACGACATCGCGGTGGAAAAACTGGATGCCACGCCATGGCCGGACGACAGCACCGCCGTGCCGCTCGAATGCAAGGCCGGCGCGCTGGTCTGCTTCCACGGACTGCTGCCGCACTACAGCGCGCCGAACCGCTCGGCGGTATCGCGCCATGCGTACACGCTGCACGTGACGGACGGGCGCACGGTCTACTCGCCGCGCAACTGGATCCAGCGCGACGAATCGTTCCCGGTACGGGGGTTCGTGTGA
- a CDS encoding LysR family transcriptional regulator yields the protein MTAMDQLRAMEIFVEVARQRSFSGAARRLGLSRAMVSKHILQLEEKLNVRLLHRSTREVSLTDAGQAYLAPCDAAVRGAQEAARIVMQTGDTLAGPLRIQAPSSFGVAWLADALARFSQPHPQLRPLLHVDDALLDPIAHGFDLTIRVGGIPDSRALAIRPLAPCRAVLCASPGYLRSHGKPAAPEDLRNHRCLHFSHLTDGTAWHFERAGERRTVHVDASFTSNNGLVLHHAALQGTGIVYSTTFLAWRELQAGTLVAVLPEWQLPLNYLSALYPASGRPSPKVRKLIDFLVAEYQPVPPWDAAPGPAVHLPALQTVHAPSA from the coding sequence ATGACGGCCATGGACCAGTTGCGCGCAATGGAAATCTTTGTCGAAGTGGCCCGGCAGCGCAGCTTTTCCGGCGCGGCGCGCCGGCTCGGCCTGTCGCGCGCGATGGTATCGAAGCATATCCTCCAGCTGGAGGAAAAACTGAACGTCCGGCTGCTGCACCGCTCCACCCGCGAAGTGAGCCTGACCGATGCCGGCCAGGCCTACCTGGCCCCGTGCGACGCGGCCGTGAGGGGAGCGCAGGAAGCGGCGCGCATCGTCATGCAGACCGGCGATACGCTGGCCGGCCCGTTGCGCATCCAGGCGCCGTCGAGCTTCGGCGTCGCCTGGCTGGCCGATGCGCTGGCCCGTTTCAGCCAGCCGCACCCGCAACTGCGGCCCCTGCTGCATGTGGACGATGCGCTGCTCGATCCGATCGCCCACGGTTTCGACCTGACGATCCGCGTGGGCGGCATTCCGGACAGCCGCGCGCTGGCGATCCGTCCGCTGGCGCCGTGCCGCGCCGTGCTGTGCGCATCGCCCGGCTATCTCCGCAGCCACGGCAAGCCTGCCGCACCCGAGGATCTGCGGAACCACCGCTGCCTGCATTTCTCGCACCTCACCGACGGCACCGCATGGCACTTCGAACGGGCAGGCGAACGGCGCACGGTGCACGTCGACGCGTCGTTCACATCGAACAACGGCCTGGTGCTCCACCATGCGGCGCTGCAGGGCACCGGCATCGTCTACAGCACCACGTTCCTCGCCTGGCGCGAGCTGCAGGCCGGCACGCTGGTGGCGGTGCTGCCGGAATGGCAACTGCCGCTGAATTACCTGAGCGCGCTATACCCGGCCAGCGGCCGGCCATCGCCCAAGGTGCGCAAGCTGATCGATTTCCTGGTCGCGGAGTACCAGCCGGTGCCGCCGTGGGATGCGGCGCCCGGGCCGGCCGTTCACCTTCCCGCGCTTCAGACCGTCCACGCTCCGTCCGCATAA